Genomic DNA from Urocitellus parryii isolate mUroPar1 chromosome 5, mUroPar1.hap1, whole genome shotgun sequence:
ATTTTGAAATGAACCCTCTAATGAAAAGTTTTCTGAGTTAGACAATAAGAAAAGGTGAGAAAGAAGGGTCTTCTAAATTTCCCTCATATGTAGAAGTTAGAGAGTAAAAAGGAACAATAGGGATCTcatgaaacagaaggaaaatgagTAGGGTGCAGAAAGAGATCAGGAGAAGAAACGTGGGGAGGATAGATataggtactggggaatgaagttggtcaaattatgtgcatgtatgaatatgcctcAATTGAATCCACTGTACATGATTATTATGCACcaagaaaaattttgaatgaaaCACTCACTATAAAATCTATAAAGACATTAACTCAAGAAATTCAGTCtatctgaaaataatatttcaaacttCAACCTTTGTTCTCAAATTGGAAAATAGGCAGGTTTGTTGTTAACAAAGAAAATCTTACAACCAATTTTCTATCCCCACAGCTTCTAATGTGTGAAAGAGAGTGAGATTTTGGAACCTGATCACATATCTTCAAAACATACATACactcataaaaaaagaataaaaaagaataaaatcattgatGTGTACTAGTGGTGATTAATTGAATTCTCATAGATATGATATACACATACACAGGAAGGGGAATATAATGCATAAACCGTGTTGATGATTTGATGTCTTATTGCTTTCCTTTAGTTCTGTAGATCAAATGCATGAAGACAGGGTATACCAGACAGTAACATGATACAGTAGTAGTGGAATCTATGTGAAATATTCActtttacaaatatatacttttagATATTTTGCTGAGACAAAGGAGAAACaaggaagaaatgtttaaaaacagtAATAGAATGCATACAAAATATGAGGATAATAAGATATGTGGAAATAAGTGTCATTtgatatgataaaaaataagaaaaaaagaagaagagaggcaTGAAGGAAGTGAAGGAAGAAGTCAGTTCGGTTTCTAGCAACatcacatattttaataaaatattaacattgtgTGGCTAAGAGGGCAGTCTTCCTTagttattgataaaataaaatcaattaatatttacAGAGTTCACAAATGGCTTATCTACTGCTAAATATTATTGACGTATGATTTTTCTAATAAGGATTCATAGCAGAATATTTTGATGAGCAAAATCATACAATTACATCCTAAGAATAAAGAACTCAAGCAATGCATGAGAGAACATCTTGGGGATACATACAGCTATTACAATGATAAATATCCAGGAGGACAATGAAGGCTCCTTATGGGTGACATAAATGACTGCCATATACAAACTAACAAATTAaaggaatgtattttaaaagtagcTGGTACAGTGTATACTTTTAATTAAGTTTCAGTAGCATGTATTCACAAAAACCAAAGCTGTTATTTAAAAGTTGTAAACATACATCTTTTTGCTAGATCCCTCAGGGCTTGTATCACTTGCTTATTTCTTAgggaataaataaaaggatttagTACAGGTGCAATAGAAACAGTGAGCACTAACACCCCCTTGTTTAAAGATATCCTTTCCTCTGCAGAAGGTTtgatatacataaaaatacaactgCCATAAGAGATGGAGACCACAATCAGGTGGGAGGAACAGGTGGAAAaagctttttttctctcctgggcAGAAGGGATCTTCATAACTGTTGTTATGATTTTGATATAAGAGAACAATACCAGAGCCAGTGTATTTAAGAGGGTGataatggctaaaataaaatttgacaatTCTATGTCTTTGGTGTCTGTGCAGGAGAGTTTCAGGATAGGAAAGTAGtcacaaataaaatgttcaataacaTTACCATCACAGAACTCTAGGGTCAGACTCACTATAACTCCAGGGGTGATCGCCACCCCAGCAGCTATCCAACAGGCAGCAACCAGCAGGTGGCCCACTCTGCTGCTCATAATGTTTGCATAATGAAGgggtttgcagatggccacatagcggtcataggacaTAGCTGCCAACAGGAAAAACTGTATTATACCTATGAAAACAGTAAAAAGTGCCTGAGCCAAGCAAGCATCACGGGAAATAGTCTTTTCTTTAGTGACTATGCTGACCAGGTATCTAGGGATGCAGGCAGTTGTCAGTGTGAtttctaagaaggaaaaatttcttaggaagaaatacatgggtgTTTTAAGGTGGGGATCCAGCAAGGTCAGAAGGATGATGGTAAGATTTCCTGTAGTACTcaaaaaatatgttacaaatagaaaaaggaaaattacaattTCCCAATTTGGGTCCTCTGTCAGTCCTACAATAATGAAGTTTGTCACTACTGTGTGGTTCCTCATGGTTCAATTCTGTCAACATGCCATCTGACCTGCAAGGGAATGGAGGTGATAAATagtagaaaaatactttaaagataCATCAAGTGTAGTTTTCCAAGTGATAATAAAGCACCCAGAAACTCAATAGACATGCAGgaactttgttttccttctagAGATTTCAAATTTTACATAATAGTCAGAACTCCAGGCTAACCCCTCTTACTCTTATCTTCTTTCTGGATActccttttccttattctttcttcAGATACTTTTACTTTACAAATGAATAGCTTTATAATTTCCTGCTAGAAGTATCTGCACACTTACCTAGTTTGCCTAACACCTGCAGACCTACCTTTTACAATCTCACCCAAAACATTTTTTAGGTTAACATGTTTAATCCTGTTATTAGTAAAATGATCTGCTGCTCAGTTTCTTTTAGAAAGatgtatattttctgaatatatctGTTTTCCAAAACGTGTAGCTAATTAAAACTCACATTTTGCAATCAATCTTTTCTAAATGGTTATTTCTTGATGATATATGTATggttaattttgatatttttggtAGTGGCCACTAGaaattttttaacagaaaaataacttttccGAATTTTAAGACTAAATACAATATGAGTTGCAAAAGTAGTAAATAAATGGAGAGTTGAAAATTTACATGGAATTTGCAATATTTTCTCAATTGTGCAGTAAGTTTCACTTCATCATTAGATTtacctatataataaat
This window encodes:
- the LOC113176441 gene encoding olfactory receptor 6C74-like, coding for MRNHTVVTNFIIVGLTEDPNWEIVIFLFLFVTYFLSTTGNLTIILLTLLDPHLKTPMYFFLRNFSFLEITLTTACIPRYLVSIVTKEKTISRDACLAQALFTVFIGIIQFFLLAAMSYDRYVAICKPLHYANIMSSRVGHLLVAACWIAAGVAITPGVIVSLTLEFCDGNVIEHFICDYFPILKLSCTDTKDIELSNFILAIITLLNTLALVLFSYIKIITTVMKIPSAQERKKAFSTCSSHLIVVSISYGSCIFMYIKPSAEERISLNKGVLVLTVSIAPVLNPFIYSLRNKQVIQALRDLAKRCMFTTFK